The following is a genomic window from Triplophysa dalaica isolate WHDGS20190420 chromosome 22, ASM1584641v1, whole genome shotgun sequence.
atattaaaacatgcaaatctcttttaaaacaaaacctcTTTTTTAAACAGCCTGCTCCAATGCTACAAAAACCTACTGCTAAACTGGTTCAGCCACAACTTGCACAGGTAAAAATCctccatttttatatttacaagttTGGTTCTTTAAAGTAAAGATGCACCATAAAGTGTTAAATCTGCCACCCCTCCAGGGGCCTATAACAGGATATTGCCTGTCTTCTATGTAAGAAGTTTgtgtttcaataaaatgtaaatgtaaatttatttgatattaacTGATTTTTTTCATCTGGTGCTTCTCTCAAATCGTGTACATGTTTAAGAAGTGTGATggcatttttttgtgaaaagtgacaATTTCTTAAACAGAGATGTCTTCCGTCACACAGTAAAACAAGTACTATGGAGTACTTTTATGGTCATTTTTATTGTACGGGGGAAAAAAACATGCCGCTTGGTCTCTACAGAATTACATGAAGGAGAAATGACACGAGGGACGTAAATTTGCGATCTTTTAACATTTAGGCATGGTTGTGTTTCAGACCATGCCATCAGAATCCAATGAAAGCACAGACAGTGCAGATGACACTGAGGTAAGATTCATCTTCACCACCACATCACATGTGACTGTCCTACCACAACAGGCAATAAACAGAGACTAGGCTCTATAAATTCCtacatctaaataaatatgttggTCTAGACACACTGTTCAGTCCTGCTGTCAGCTACTGTCCTTATCCTGTTTCTTACATTTGCAGGATGCAGATGATGAAGCAGACGCAGATGAGATTAAAGTAGACAATGTGAGTCAAACTAAATATGTACACGTGTAATAAGTactaaatatgaataataagtACGTTTTTAggcaaaaataattgttatgtGGTATGAATATGCCCAGTCACTTAACAACTCACAAAACAATATGCAGAAAGAAGGTATGTTGTTAGTGTTTAGTTCCGTTTGCAATTTAATGTGTGAAAAGGACTATTCCTCTTTAAGTTATTTCAACAGCCCCTTTTACAGAAATTACACTTTGGTGTGTTCCTCATCCTGCACACTTGAATAACATTAATGATACCTTGAGGCTGGATTCTTGGCCAGTCAGAAATCCTCCTAATACACCATATGAAATTGGCTGcatccaaatacccccacttgtgGTCTTGGCCACTTGTGAGCGCTTCCATGCGACAGGAAGGAAGAGTGGAAGTGTGttcaatgtcttaaaaatgccaaaggGCAGTGCCCTTAACGCACACTATACCCACACTAGCTTGAATACCGCTTCTGAGTGGCATTAAGGCTAAGCGTATCCCCtcatgcatcatgttctggatTTGAATCATGAGACTTTATGCTCAAGTCTCGCGAGATATTGCAAAAAGCTTTTTCAGTGTATGTTATAATACTACTTTGTAAGgttatgtctttatttaatctatgttccgctaacatgtgtttttattttatttttgtagcgCTATAAAAACTAATctgacttgacttgactatataattagataataaatatattttcgtAGCAAAACGtagtataaaatattttattggtgaaaactccagagttatgtattttgtaaaactgatttttatctaataattagaaacaccacattaataAACGTTATATGTTTGTACTTGCTAAGTGTGTCCCATCTGGTTAGAAATACAACAAGCAgcattcacattttgttatattGCTTAAACCTAATTTACATGAATTTATCTGCAGGCACTGTTTTCAGTGTCACTATTTTACAGTGTCGCTATTATACATTTCACATGTAGCTTCCATagtaaaaacaattaattatgTATAATTGCGTTTCTACAGTTATTTTACACGTTTAATCAGTACAATCTATGTATGTAACTTAAGCTTCAAATTTAACCACCAGTACGACATTCTATGATTTATGCCACAGGAATGTATATTGtcaattatgtttattatcaATCTAGGAAACCAATTCCACTGAGAGTGAATCTGATGAATCTGATGAAACTGATGCCACGTTCGTCCCACCCACCGAGGATCCCACCCTAAACCCTATCATCAACACAGGTCGGGGAGACAGTTTAGGATACCCTGACGACTACAAAAAAGCTATATTCCATGTAGATGGAAAGGACTATGAAAAAATTCCTTCTCAATACAAATCTTACAGCAATGAAAAGTTGGACGGTTTAATGATAGTCAGCAAGAAGTTGTCTGCCAACGATGGTCTAAACATCAATGATGTGgagaaagaaattaaacattacaaGGTAAAAAATGGAAAGCTAAGAatagtattattattagtagtgcTTGCTAAGGCCCAACTTATATTTTCTTAAGGGATTTCAGCTAATTTGATTAATACCTGGTACAAAATTATACATGAAagcaaatctttttaaaattaaattataacatGGTACTCTACATGGACCTCAGTAAATACAGAATATCCTGTCAAAATTGCCATAAGCTGAGATGTTGTTTCGGGTTCTCAGGCTCTAAAGGTTCAAAATGATCTTCTGGAGGAGGAGGACACCAGCACTCCAGAGATGGATGCTGGTCTGGGAGAAAGTGAGATCGCCCTCGTGGGGAGCCAAGACAACAAGGGAACCAGTGCCGGTCACTCTTCTAGCGCTAGTACCAGCCAGGAGGAAACTAACAGGAGCCCAAGCAATGAGGAGACCACAGCAGCTCCTGGAGTCACAGACAGAGAGGATGACTCTTCACAGAGTACAGAGAGTCAGGAGAGCGACGAGGACACCACTCAGACCCCAGAGCCATCTATTGTCATTGCAATATAAAATCATCCAAGCACACAGACTACAGAGGCTGTCAACTATAAAGAATGCATTATAACCAAATTGTATTGTGCTTGATGTCACACTCTGCCTAATGTTAGTGTGAGTGGCAAAGCATGATGGTTCAGTTACAGCAAGTGCTTGAGCTGTTTTGCAAAACTTGTTAAGAAACAGTTTCATCTTCCTGTATATTGCACAATTATTGTACAAtgttcatgtaaatgtaatttggtACTGCTCTGTGTTATGACTTTTGTCATTTATGAATAAATGTCCTATATCAGTAATTCAGGTTTCCTAGTGCAATGGGAATAACAGTTAAGTAAATTACAAACATTCAGACATTTTCAAGTTTAAGCACGTGAACCAAATGCCCCTACGATTGAGGGTCCATCAGTTTAAAGCTATTGTTCATATAATTGCAAAATGGAAAAGAAATATacaagagaaagaaatatcCACTCTATTACCACTGCTCATGTGAATCTGTACCTTAgaacaaatacaaacactatGATGCAGGGGTCTCTAAATCAGAGCCTTTAAATCTGTCATCTTGAGTtctgaaaacgtcttggttacttATGTAACCTCaattccctgatggagggaacgagacgttgtgtcgagaacgacagatgggttcgtccttgagaaccaatcaactctgactactatagaaaaggccaatgaaatttggcgaattaaatttgcatgacAGGCTCCGTCCCCGGATATCctgtataaaaggaagccggcgtgcagaattaatttacctcttgttctgaagagcctgagagcctctcacgactgcagcagaatacgatacgtgttcgtggcataaggtaaacaacgtctcgttccctccatcagggaactgaggttacatacgtaaccaagacgttccctttctgtcggactctcgacgttgtgtcgagaacgacagatggggttgcctatggaaaacgccacaacgctgtatcgcgtcacaatctctagcgaagcaacggtaacaagcctgggcatgtcagctcgatgctttcgtgaaactttaaccttccagtgtggtggtcggggggttccagagctttcttggagaaagatgggtacagccctgaccggtaacctttcacggatggggccttagctctctactggcgagaggccgtccggctcgggtttacaccgggtaagcgtcACTTCCTTAATCAGGagtgcgctgcagaggccacctcctacccgtggggaggaatatggtggatataggtatggtctcgtccttggaggagaacgcatggaacgtgcggactgagtagttaaccgcgaggtggagacccacctggggaagctcatgggttaccaggagtgggaaccattctcatgaggatacatcagacggaacagaccacggagggggtgttccagacgtccggtagcactaggtacgggtagagctatctgtgatagctcacatggtatcccggcctaagggggaaggcttcTCTGCACACCCAGCCCTCAGGGTGTGCTcgtttagtgatggatggaataccTGTTCTTAATCAGtatttgggtaagaagggaggttggtgagatacctgttcttagccatgtgtttgggaaagaagagaggtagatagcacactgacccaacctagtggagggtggaaaggtgctttcgcaggcatacgcccccccagATGCCAATGtggttaacccttgcgaaggtgtttctggcgtagcccaacccgcagctcaacagatgtctgctagggaggcgcttctggccagtgcccaggaggtggctataccccatgcggagtgagccctcactgccaatgggcatgggagattctgagatcgggatgccgtcgtaacagccttccccttctgctgtcctccaatacagacaccaagctggtcagagcttttgggctctgcgtgcggtccggGTAGAGGCGCAATGCGCTGGACACAACACGAATTGGGTTGTGTCTTCCTCCCTGATGGGGagtgcctgcaagttcaccacctcGCCCcgggagggagtagtgggaacgtttttgggcacgcatccgggcctgggtctcaagataacgtgagattttccagggccgaattcaaggcaatccggggacacagaggaTGCTCAGAGGTCctctaccctcttgaaggaagcaaGCGCCATCAGGCGGGCCGTCTTACTCGGGTGaagaagatcggaacctccgaggggctcttgggggcCCAGAGGTCCCCAGGACCactttagggtcccaagagggtatggagcggagatgaggtgGATTCCAAGTGACCAGGTCATGTCatcctagaaactttccatcaactgagtcgtgatgagtggcgatagcgactacatacacattcagtgtggaggggagatgttagtctccagtctcgtaagaaggacaacataATCCTGATCGAACACCTcggtgggtctttctcgttgagagggacaccaggacgagaagaggcgccgtctagaggcgtgtaaccgcctagtagatggggccctagcctggttgatggtctctgccatagagggggagtagccatctcaggatcttctcgtcccgtcttgAGACCAGAAATGGGTGtgccagaggtctgatctgggatgccagaacgtgtccttcccctgatagagcaggtcctctgtcaggggaatggttcagggggagtcgctgtccagagcatcagctatgaagccaagtgcggttagaccggtgcggtgtaaccaataacacttggtgctccttcTCCCTTACCTtacacagtgtctgtgcaaggaggctcctgagttgcggaaggtgtgcttccgcccgtcccgcggtcagctgtACGCAAGGACATCCGTGCCGAGGACTCTGCCTCGGACAGGGAATACCAAGGCAGGCAAATGGTAGTGttgcgggaggcgaacaggtttaccCTGGGCCAACCCTAACTGCaaccaaatgagctggactgcacgggggtagagtcgccactctccacgaggcgtaaactgacgagagagcgcgttGGCTGTCCAgtttcagtttgcccggggtgtgtggcccgcagggaacgggtcccctgttgactccaccagaggaggcgtcgagcaagttgtgttagctacTGTGAGCGAACGCCACACTGACGATCTGATGtacgctacagctatagtgctgtcctcagaccagcacgtgcttgtcctgcaTGAGAGGCGgaagcctgctcagtgcaagtagcacagcccacaactcttggcaattgatatgcttGCACAGGagggggttcgtccaacgcccCGCCTGTGtgcccgttacacactgcaccggACCCTTGCAGGGAAACGTCAGTCGCCACCACGacttgcctcgtaacctgcccagagggaccttAGTCCGTCgaaaagtcatggaagaccaggggttatggtgcgtcggaagCAGGgtgtcatcaccatgcgccttcTGCCGGTGTGctacgctctcctcggaactcgactctgaaaccagtgttggagcggtctcatgtgcatcaacccgaggggtattacccggcgaggatgccatgtgcccaggagcctctgaattattTCAGGGGGGCCGCTGTCTG
Proteins encoded in this region:
- the spp1 gene encoding osteopontin — translated: MKTVVVLTLLIATIYCLPVKRSASSSESSEEHAVVQRPAPMLQKPTAKLVQPQLAQTMPSESNESTDSADDTEDADDEADADEIKVDNETNSTESESDESDETDATFVPPTEDPTLNPIINTGRGDSLGYPDDYKKAIFHVDGKDYEKIPSQYKSYSNEKLDGLMIVSKKLSANDGLNINDVEKEIKHYKALKVQNDLLEEEDTSTPEMDAGLGESEIALVGSQDNKGTSAGHSSSASTSQEETNRSPSNEETTAAPGVTDREDDSSQSTESQESDEDTTQTPEPSIVIAI